From a region of the Megalops cyprinoides isolate fMegCyp1 chromosome 13, fMegCyp1.pri, whole genome shotgun sequence genome:
- the LOC118787646 gene encoding zinc finger protein 507-like: protein MENSSGGAVLVPHTRGQQDAVCASECMVAVSATPQDSDGEQKARKQAADSLFQVIEKLSKIVEKQPRRCSLLGRKRPRLPCPPVAVQGAQAQSAQSTETTLEKARGAEGTEAGDDSRKEALEEIHLSEGASEGAVTFYQCGLCRFASPMLPSLKEHLLQHHKQQQGDVVLMCAECNFTSRQQEELEAHIRLHLDSGDAVRGSASEPPGDVGSELECSGVGAEGVQLNTEGGAARVTLDSTEGEPPKKKWYSQEQPGTYRCLICSYVCGQQRMLKTHAWKHAGLVDCSYPIFEDESEMPSQRGPTTPPSPPEETLVVLTAVGGDPEATLELSPEEKPAVEEDEEASVAMVPVAEEQAVEVEVRMETEAEQERDTPGGSDSLLSSAQKIISSGPNVAGHLNVIVERLPGASKPFLLPLEEESEGPLEVQGEEVEVAQGSSGGVEQDAPAEEPEGGEGVPPARKRTHSECLRLHSLAAEVLVAMPMRAPEPARADAPGATDSGAPTPATGQCPVKIATPSPALQTDPPPAEKQPRAAVVPGEAAGDSPVKTGISVSLLAVIERLRERGDQDVSDEDILRELWDGGRGPAGGEAGLPEGSLVEVDPGSERPYRCRLCRYASANKGYVKQHLRAHRPKRPYQCPICEHVAADSKALEKHMIHHCKSRMHLCKQCNQAFCYKSQLRNHEKDQHELGDTSATTTPPGETMVTTPQSQGKMTVQEPSRVQKIYRCDVCDYSSATYVGVRNHRRIHNSDKPYRCCSCDFATTNMNSLRGHLRKHPQELQGMQLLEQYRCSLCGYVCSHPPSLKSHMWKHAGDQNYNYEQVNRAIDEAISQSSRAQAVHQKPSLERASPVEEGVEKATPRADPPAAGAGVLTESPPGSAQIGRPPAVPRQVGAPSWQGTEYCMLLFCCCICGFESTTKEQLMQHMKDHEGEIISIILSREQGEQRPL, encoded by the exons ATGGAGAATAGCAGTGGCGGCGCAGTCCTGGTTCCCCACACTAGGGGGCAGCAGGACGCGGTCTGCGCTTCGGAATGCATGGTTGCTGTGAGCGCGACCCCGCAGGACTCGGACGGCGAGCAGAAGGCCCGGAAGCAGGCTGCGGACTCCCTGTTCCAGGTGATCGAGAAGCTGAGCAAGATCGTGGAGAAGCAGCCACGTAGGTGCTCCCTGCTGGGCAGGAAGAGGCCCCGCCTGCCCTGCCCCCCTGTGGCGGTTCAGGGAGCTCAAGCCCAGAGTGCCCAGAGCACAGAGACCACCTTAGAAAAGGCCAGGGGTGCAGAGGGGACCGAGGCGGGGGACGACAGCCGGAAGGAGGCGCTTGAGGAGATTCACCTGTCCGAAGGTGCCAGCGAGGGGGCGGTCACCTTCTATCAGTGCGGGCTGTGCCGGTTTGCGTCCCCGATGCTGCCCTCGCTGAAGGAGCACCTTCTGCAGCACCACAAGCAGCAGCAAGGTGACGTCGTCCTGATGTGCGCCGAGTGTAATTTTACCTCCCGCCAGCAGGAGGAGCTAGAGGCACACATCAGGCTTCACCTGGACAGCGGAGATGCCGTTAGGGGCTCGGCGTCGGAGCCTCCGGGGGATGTAGGGAGTGAGCTGGAGTGCTCGGGGGTGGGGGCCGAAGGTGTCCAGCTGAACACTGAGGGTGGGGCTGCCAGGGTGACCTTGGACAGCACCGAGGGcgaaccccccaaaaaaaagtgGTACAGCCAGGAGCAGCCAGGCACGTACAGGTGCCTGATCTGCAGCTACGTGTGCGGGCAGCAGCGCATGCTGAAGACCCACGCCTGGAAGCACGCCGGTCTCGTGGACTGCTCCTACCCCATCTTTGAGGATGAGTCTGAGATGCCCTCTCAGCGGGGGCCgaccacacccccctccccacccgaGGAGACGCTCGTAGTCCTGACGGCCGTGGGCGGAGACCCGGAGGCGACTCTCGAGCTGTCGCCTGAGGAGAAGCCGGCTGTCGAGGAAGACGAGGAGGCCAGTGTCGCCATGGTGCCCGTCGCCGAGGAGCAGGCGGTGGAGGTGGAGGTCAGAATGGAGACGGAGGCGGAGCAGGAGCGGGACACGCCCGGCGGCTCGGAcagcctcctctcctcagcACAGAAGATCATCAGCAGCGGCCCCAACGTGGCGGGACACCTCAACGTGATTGTGGAGCGGCTGCCGGGGGCCAGCAAGCCCTTCCTCCTgcccctggaggaggagagtgagggcccgctggaggtgcagggggaggaggtggaggtggccCAGGGCTCGAGTGGAGGCGTGGAGCAGGATGCTCCTGCAGAGGAGCCGGAGGGGGGCGAGGGTGTCCCCCCGGCTCGGAAGCGGACACACTCCGAATGCCTGCGGCTGCACTCGCTGGCCGCGGAGGTGCTGGTGGCCATGCCCATGAGGGCACCGGAGCCGGCGAGGGCCGACGCCCCCGGCGCCACGGACTCGGGCGCCCCGACCCCCGCCACGGGACAGTGCCCCGTCAAAATTGCCACACCATCCCCCGCCCTGCAGACAGACCCTCCCCCCGCTGAGAAGCAGCCCCGCGCCGCCGTGGTGCCCGGCGAGGCCGCGGGGGACAGTCCCGTGAAAACGGGCATCAGCGTGTCCCTCCTGGCGGTGATCGAGAGGCTGCGGGAGCGCGGGGACCAGGACGTGTCGGACGAGGACATCCTGAGGGAGCTTTGGGACGGGGGGCGGGGCCCCGCGGGGGGCGAGGCAGGGCTTCCCGAGGGCAGCCTGGTGGAGGTGGACCCAGGCAGCGAGAGGCCCTACCGCTGCCGGCTCTGCCGTTACGCCAGTGCCAACAAGGGCTACGTCAAGCAGCACCTGCGCGCGCACCGCCCCAAGCGGCCCTACCAGTGCCCTATCTGTGAGCACGTCGCTGCTGACAGCAAGGCCCTGGAGAAGCACATGATCCACCACTGCAAGAGCCGGATGCATCTCTGCAAGCAGTGCAACCAGGCCTTCTGCTACAAG AGTCAGCTGAGGAATCATGAGAAGGACCAGCATGAGCTTGGGGACACCTCAGCAACCACGACACCCCCTGGCGAAACCATGGTGACCACGCCACAGTCCCAGGGGAAGATGACTGTTCAGG AGCCTTCCAGGGTCCAGAAAATCTACAGGTGTGATGTTTGCGACTACTCCAGCGCCACCTACGTGGGCGTCCGGAATCACAGGAGGATCCACAACTCTGACAAGCCGTACAG GTGCTGCAGCTGTGACTTCGCCACCACCAACATGAACAGCCTGCGGGGTCACCTGAGGAAGCACCCCCAGGAGCTGCAGGGTatgcagctgctggagcagtACAG ATGCTCTCTGTGTGGCTACGTGTGCAGTCACCCCCCCTCTCTGAAGTCTCACATGTGGAAACACGCTGGCGACCAGAATTATAACTACGAGCAGGTCAACAGGGCCATCGATGAGGCCATCTCTCAGAGCAGCCG GGCTCAGGCTGTCCACCAGAAACCGTCGTTAGAGCGAGCCAGTCCCGTcgaggagggggtggagaaaGCCACGCCCCGCGCTGACCCGCCCGCCGCGGGGGCGGGTGTGTTGACGGAGAGCCCCCCGGGGTCGGCTCAGATCGGCAGGCCCCCTGCGGTCCCGAGGCAGGTGGGCGCCCCCTCCTGGCAGGGCACAGAGTACTGCATGcttctgttctgctgctgcatCTGCGGGTTCGAGTCCACCACCAAGGAGCAGCTGATGCAGCACATGAAGGACCACGAGGGGGAGATCATCAGCATCAtactgagcagggagcagggggaacagcgccccctgtag